ctgcaagtgaaatcattgccctctccctatataggacaagacatccaggaatgaaagtctccctggtggcatgtgagatgactcctagggatcagcctggccctggcaccatgggatcaaaatgccatcctgaccaagaggaaaagaactgtaagaaataaggtatcagtggctgagagagttcaaataaagttgaactcttatttagacattgctatccatcataacttgccaaatcccaacctaaaccattcctgccaatcctaaagaatacctagggcattatataaaattctacaaaggttccaagcactagggtaaTTCTCTCAAAACTACAACCTTCAGatagatccctggaccagataagccctggaatgcagaagggccagcccttccagaacatcaactagttccaaccccctATCACATatcatcaacagccccttccaaattgaaagttagaatgggcatagcccaaattcccctaaagaatgggagaaagatcaaaggtgatggtggagttatacagaagtCAGGTTTAACCAATGAGTATTAGTGCTCATTTactacactgatttttttttagtctccagtaccttagagcagttaggaataaaagcctaaaattgtggaactgtaacctataccaaactctgaaatctgctatacaactaattattgtgatgtactttgaaatttattgcttttatgtatatatgttatttaaagagaaggaggaatataacagagaagataggatttaacaaatgactatgacttttgaatcattatattgatatttctgttggtgtccagtgtcttgtagcaggtagaagcaaaaaacaaaaagccctgGAACtatacccataccaaactttaaaacctgttctataactatttgttaaaatgtacttggggaGAGGAGAactcagcacagcacagcccaagcagctcagcatacctcatctcagcacttacagcccaacccagatgtttggagatgcagaaaagaattgccccagggaaggttgctggaacccagaagccaggcgAGAAGGCGagtagacatcgccatgtgccttcccatgtaacagagaaccttaGAGGCGAGACCATCATGAAGTTGTAGAACCAGAGCCACATGTCTGAATTCCTCTTCCTGGGGCTCCCCATCCGGCCAGAGCAGCAGGGCtggttcttctgcctcttcctgggCATGTACCTGACCACGGTGCTGGGGAACTGCTCACCATCCTGCTCATCAGCTGGACTCTCGCCTCCACACCCCATGTACTTCTACCTCAGCCACTTGGCCCTCACTGATGTCTCCTTTTCATCTGTCACTGTCCCAAACATGTTAATGAACATGCAGACTCAGGAGCAATCCATCTCCTATGCAGGGTGCATAGCAcagatgtattttttcatattttttactgaTCTGGACTTTCTTCTCACCtcaatggcctatgaccgctatgtggccatatGCCACCCCCTCCACTATACCACCATCATGAGGGAGGGACTGTGCACTTTACTGGTAGCTGTGTCCTGGATCCTTTCCTGGGCCAGTGCTCTGTCCAAACCCCTCCTCCTGGCCCAGCTGTCCTGTGCTGACAACATCATCCCGCACTTCTTTTGTGGCCTTGCTGTCCTATTCAAGCTGTCCTGCTTAGACATTTCCCTCAATGAGCTGGTCATTTTCACAGTGGGAGTAGCTGTTATTACTCTGCCATTAATATGCATACTTGTTTCTTATGGCTGCATTGCGGCCAACACCCTGAAGGTCCCCTCTACCAAGGGCATCTGCAAAGCCTTTTCCACATGCAGCTCTCACCTCTCTGTGGTATCTCTGCATTATGGAACAATTATTGGgctgtattttttcccttcatctaGCACCTCCAATGACAAGGATATAGTTGCTTCTATGACGTACACAGTGGTCACCCTCTTGCTGAATCCCTTCATTTACAGCCTAAGAAACAGGGACATAAAAGGGGCCCTGGAGAGACTCTTCAGCAGGGCAACAGTCTCATCTCAATGACATTTGCTCTCCTTTTTAACAgacacatatattcacatatcccCTGATGCTAGACCCCCTGATCTCAAGCTCAGTGTGGAATAACTGCTCAGTACACATTTGGTCCCTTGAATTGCATTTCTTTATAgtcattctcttcttttcttataaCTCTTTAGTATCAAATGTGAATTCTGAGATGACATTATTAGTCATTGCTCTTGCTACTGCATAATAAATGACAGAgctagtaaaaaaaataaaataaaataaaataaaaaaatttaaatggaagggaaagagaccctaaatagctaaagatatcctataAAGAAGAGCGAACTGGGAGGTCTaccacttcctgacttcaaagctactttaaagccacagaggtcaaaacagcagggtactgacacaaagatagaaggattgcccagtggaatagaactgagaatgCAGAGACTGATCACCAAAAATTTATAGATATTAAGGCCTCTACAACCACTGAACTgcaacagaatagtcttttcagtaaatgggcatgagagagctggatttcaatagccaaaagaatgaaagagtacaaaaattaattcaaaatggattaaagacctaaatgtaagagccagtactacaaaacttctagaagaaaatgcagggaaacatattcaagatctagtaataagtagtagcttcttaaactttacacccaaagtacaaacagcaaaattaaaaacagacaaatgggaactctttaagatcaaaagcttctgtgcctcaaaggactttgttaaaaaggtgaagaggtagccaactcaatgggagaaaatatttggaaaccacattactggataaaggcttgatatcctgtgtacataaagaagtTATACAGctcagcaacagaaaaacaaacaacctaattataaaatgggcagaggatgtGAACAGGCagttttctgaacagcaaatacagatgggtaaaaagcacatgaagagctcctcatcttcactggctataagggagatgcaaattaagatgacaatgagatatcaactcacattcagaagaatggctgctattaaacaaacaggaaattataaatgttggagaggataaggagaaattgggacacttattcactgctggtggcaatgtataaCGGCCATcatggaagtcagtttggcaattcctcagaaaactaaatattgagttaccctatgacctggcaatatcaatACTCAGTACAtgcccagaagagttgagggcagtgacacaaacagatatttgcacactgatgttcacagaggcactattcacaattaccaagagatggaaacaatccaggtgcctatcaacagatgaatggataaacaaaacatggtgtacaaatatgatggaatattatgcagcagtaagacaaaatgatgtcccgaaacatatgacaatgtggatgaaccttgaggacataatgctgagtgaaataagtcagacgcaaaaggacagacactgtatgatttcattattatgactccggtaaagcctccagtgttttggagcagccagaagggaaaatctgagatgaggtaGTCCATGACGAACTCTATAAACTGTTCTGTAGGTggttgttgaagtgtgctttgataagtattgcttttttctttctttgctttgtttatatatgttttattttacaacgacaaaaaaaaagtatataaaaaaaactataggcagctatagtaatattagatcaagaaattcctgaaataaaaaatttgaaaatatttagtaacataggccactactatagcaaagttgatatttctaataactttctacttaatATTGAGACCGTACACAGTTTtcatagttaatcaaatggtatttaagatagtgtttaatgtttagaatctaagaaactctgCTATCTATGgagtttttccttccttgctttaatgtttaattggtttatgaaacataatgcacaaacaggctttacaatgattatttagatattttatttaaatatgcctatggataagctaactaaggtatccattttaggtggttaaaattttcatatgttaattgttaaacatttgtatctttcaagttttcctgaaatcaggaaaatgtttagtaacataaatCATTGCTAAAGCAATGTAGGTATACATAACTGTCATAACTTTCTActtaatattttgagaacattcacagttttgacagctgatcaaatgatattttagtgcttaatatttagaatttaagaaactatctgaatttgtagatttttttctttgttgccttaattttaaattggtgtaTGAAAcagtgcaaacacaggttttacaatgattatttggatattttatttaattatgccAATGGTTAAACCAACCACAGTATCCATTTTTGGTGATTCTAAGTATActagtttgttttcttaaataaaaatatataaaaaaaaaagaaaaccaaaaaggtATGCACCATTAATGTAAATACAAAAATCTTTCAAacagttgaagaaaaaaatttctccACAAAACACAGAATAggttccgggccaagatggcagtttagcaatgtgcacattttagttcatcctccagaacaattactaaataatcagaaacagtacagaacagctcctggggccacgtcagtgaccggatatacagtgtaccccagtctggaccagctggaccggcggtgagcccccccagaactgtgagttccccaagctgcggcagccagtgcccctcccccacaggctgcttcccagaggggaaaggaaagggactttaccagcagcaggggctgagcccaaccaagcgccaactgtggaattaacaaattctgactattaaaaatagtccCCCAGTGCAGGTCAACCCGGTCAAGGCggaagttgctcatttttgccctggcgccaacggggcagggctgacagaaaaaggaaaaaaaaaaaaaaaaaggaaacagaggtttttgaggctgtgtttctacaaagagtcgactgcctttggatacagcagcagggcttctcaggctgcaaatgccccaggcataggcagaaacaagctcatttgagggcttgtctggagcctgtgcctttcccagcagaggggtgaagcccaactcaggtggtaaccctccctcaaggaattcagacaccagggcttggtaatttgcagccattaaaaccagcctacaacctctcctctgtctccaccacgtccccagcagggagagtatgccaaagttaaaggtgccacatcatcttatgctggtgggacctgtaggcagacaagtgccacatactgggaaggataagaaaaaaagagtccagtgacttcacaggaaagtctttcaacctgctgggtctccccctcagggaaaaccgatgcaagtgactctctcctcctgataggaggccagttttatctgggaaaatccagctggggtctataatacctaaatagaccctcctaagggtggggggaaaaagcaccatacatgcagggcaagaaacaagaaaacaagaagtgaaaaattctcctctgttaaacaaaacctaagctagaagtccagataaagctgaactgaatgtcaaagaatagatagacaacaaattcatccagcaagaaaaccctaggtaagagaagtgaaagcaatctccagaataatctaattaaggtaattaaatgcctagacgccagcattactaacaaatcacactaggaaaattgaagatatggcccagtcaaaggaacaaaccaacaattaaaatgatacagaaactgaaacaattaattcagaatatacgaacagaatggaaaacctcatcaaaaaccaaatcaatgaattgagggaggctataaagaaggcaaggaatgaacaaaaagaaggaactgaaagtctgaaaaaataaatcatagaacttatgggaatgaaaggcacgggaaaagagatgaaaaaaacaatggaaacctacaatggtagatttcgagaggcagagcataggattagtgaattggaagacagaacatctgaaatctgacaagaaaaagaaaatacaaggaaaaaaatggaaaaatatgagcagggacacagggaattgaaggacactatgaagcgcacgaatacgtgttgtgggtgtcccagaagaagaaaagggaaaaggaggagaaaaactaatggaggaaattatcactgaaaatttcccaactcttatgaaagatttaaaattacagatccaagaaagtGCAGCGTACccgaaagagaatagattcaaatagacgtactccagacatttactaatcagaatgtcagaggtcaaagagaaagagagaatcttgaaagcagcaagagaaaagcaatccatcacatacaagggaagcccaataagactatgcatagatttctcagcagaaaccatggaggcgagaagacagtaggatgatatatttaaattattaaaagagaaaaactgccaaccaagaattctatatccagcaaaattatacttcaaaaatgagggagaaattaaaacattttcagacaaaaaaatcactgaaagaatttgtgaccaagagaccaactctgcaagaaatactaaagggagcactagagacagataccaaaagacagaagagagaggtgtggagaagagtgtagaaaggaagactacgagtaaaagtaaaaagaaggaaaattagatacgacatataaaatccaaaaggtaaaatggtagaagaaagtaccacctgtgcagtaataacactaaatgttaatggattaaactccccaatcataagacatagactggcagaatggattaaaaaacaggacccatctatatgctgtcttactcaaagaacatgagggcaaggacacaaacggacatttgcacaccaatgtttatagcagcattatttattattaccaagagatggaaacaaccaaaatgtccatcaacaggtgggtggctaaacaaactgtggcatatacatacaatggaatattatgcagctgtaagacagaataaagttatgaactatgtaacaacatggacggaccttaagaacattatgctgagtaagattagccagaaacaaaaggacaaatactgtatgggctcaccgatatgaactgacactagtgaacaaacttggaacatttcgttggtaacagagaccatcaggagatagaaatagagtaagatattgggtaattggagctaaagagatacagattgtgcaacagaactgaatataaaaactcagaaatagacggcacaatactacctaactgtaatacaattatgttaaaacactgaatgaagctgaatgtaagaatgatagagggaggagggctgggggcataaatgaaatcacaaagaaagatagactataaagattgagatggtataatctaggaatgcctagagtgtataatgatagtgactaaatatgcaaatttaaaaaatatttttgcatgaagaagaacaaaggaatgtcatcactgtagggtgctgaaaatagatggtaagtaatattttaaaatttcaacttatgtgtgagactaaagcaaaaaatatttatttggtacaaaattcatattttgactagtgcatctcctaatataacttatatagatagttggttgaacaacataagtacatggaaccttgggtaggacatgagattttgttggtttgtccagagtgatgcaccgatgaatcccagagtgatttgatcactgAGTggaaaagtaattgcaaagttcccttcggggaatggtgagaatgagggaaaactcaagctccccaagttgaattcttgatattctcacaagcggtgtggGCAACGAAAGCctaaggctgagcccccagtcttggggtttgctcatatgaaacttgaccccacaaaggataggtcaagcctacttaaaattaggcctaagagtcacccccaagagaacctcttttgttgctcagatgtggcctctctctccagccaacacaacaagcaaactcaccaccctccccctgtctacatgggacatgactcccaggggtgtggaccttcctggcaacgtgggacagaaatcctagaatgagctgagacttggcatcaagggattgaaaaaaccttctcgaccaaaagggggaagagtgaaatgagacaaagtattaatggctgagagattccaaacagagtcaagaggttatcctggaggttattcttacacagtaagtagatatcaccttgttatccaagatgtagtggagacgctggagggaactgcctgaaattgtaaagctgtgttccagtagtcatgtttcttgattatgattgtataatgatatagctttcacaatgtgactacgattgtgaaaaccctgtgtctgatgctccttttatctaccttgtcaacagacgagtagaacatatggaataaaaataaataatagagggaacaaatgttaaatttagtttgaaatgctagtgatcaatgaaagggaggggttggggtatggtatgtataatttttttttcctgtttttgttttatttttctgttgtctttctatttctttttctgaattgatgcaaatgttctaagaaatgatcatgatgatgaatgtgcaactatgtgatgatactgtgaattactgattatatatgcagtaCACAAttagcatatgttaagaatgcttgtgtttctttcttgtaatttttaattaaaaaaaacagaattcctAAATATTATAATTGAcctgaattattattattattttgtatgctgtatggcaggggtcacatttcattctttttccatgtgagtatctccttattgcagcaccattgctGAGTTTtagtttggttgtttttttgtttgtttgcttgcttgcttgttcgTCTGAGAAGTACATGGGTCAGGATGACTTGAATTATTTTTGCCAAGGATCACTTTGTGACTCTGAGCAAGTTACCTTAGAAAAAGGGGATGAGATAATTTAGTAAATGACACTGGTGACATGTGTCTCTAGAATGGAACACAGATTCATCTTACTGTTTCTTACCTTTTTCCCACGTTTCTCTTTATGACGCACATCCTTACTGCCTGGGTCCAATGAAGGACCCAACTGTCTCACATCAGTGCCAGGGGCTTCCTGCTGTTGGTCAGAGGAACATCTTGCTCTTCCAGGGATCTGGAATTCACTTTCTCCTTCTGCCCTGTTCCAGCTGGCCTAGGAAGTAGGGGTCTAAGCTTAGCTCAAAATTAGCATTTTCTTAGATGACTTTCCTCCAAGCTCTGTTACACTATCCCCTAATGATCCACTTGCTCAAATGCCAGTATTTGACAATCTATAAGTAGATTTGACAATCtacttttccctatattttagtTTTATCTCATTCACAAACCTCAAGTCTTTGAGTTCTTTGGTTCATAGTATGGCCTGTAGCAAATTCTTAAAGGCAGTTGTTGGTATAAGTTATTGTTTAATCAGATGCAgctatctttgaatttaagtaaatgaataataagttttagaaaatatatacaagGCGAAAATGAGTTGAAAGGCAATTAACAAAAAGCACATCCAGTTTAACTATTCTGCACTGCTGAAAGGCTgatgttttccatttgttttttatatgtaatACTTAAAGATACCTTGCTAGCACAGACTTAGCTGAATGAGTGCTTAAGAGTAAAAGCAAGTCAAAATTATAGCTAGCAACTTTCATTTACTGTGGAGATCTGAGAGAACAGAGCAAACTAAAAATGACAtgcaaccaaaaaataaaactgaacagAGAAAATAAGCATTTAACCTAAATGtctgtttaatttctttcctgAAGCCCAGTAACACAGTTCCAACAAATGTAGGAGTAACAGGGTGACGGACAAACAGCTCTATCTAGGTCCATGAGTACCGAGAATACCATTTCACTCGTCTAGTGCCCCACAAAACCAGGCCTTGAACCAGGTCCATCTAACCATGTCCAGGCATGCATCAGCTCCCCATGGCACACGGAGTCTCAGAATTACGTATGGTACTATGAGTTTTGTTCACACAGCTTAAACAACTGCTGCCCATGCCAAAGTATTGGCTTACTGATCTCCAGATTGTTCTAACAGTTCTCACAACCTAGGCTGAGATGACTCTTCGATATTTTACTTAGctcccatcacctttgatcttttaaaTATAGGAATGGATTCCAAATATACTCTACTTCCTGAGCAAACAGGAACAAATCTTTCAAGACTCAACTCAAAGAGACATATTTTATGAAACCATCCCTGATCACCTTCCTGCACTTGATATATACTTTGATTTTATCACCTACCATACTGTACTGTGGTTATTCAACAGACTATAAGATGCTTAAGGGTAGGGGCtgcatgtgtatatgtgaatCTCTGCAGTTTCCTATTCTCACTCTCTCCAATCCCATCATTTAAGACACAAACTGGTTAGTAATAGATTCTACAATATCTGCTgactgaaggaaagaaaagaagatatacTATTACG
This is a stretch of genomic DNA from Tamandua tetradactyla isolate mTamTet1 chromosome 4, mTamTet1.pri, whole genome shotgun sequence. It encodes these proteins:
- the LOC143681748 gene encoding olfactory receptor 1J4-like is translated as MSEFLFLGLPIRPEQQGWFFCLFLGMYLTTVLGNCSPSCSSAGLSPPHPMYFYLSHLALTDVSFSSVTVPNMLMNMQTQEQSISYAGCIAQMYFFIFFTDLDFLLTSMAYDRYVAICHPLHYTTIMREGLCTLLVAVSWILSWASALSKPLLLAQLSCADNIIPHFFCGLAVLFKLSCLDISLNELVIFTVGVAVITLPLICILVSYGCIAANTLKVPSTKGICKAFSTCSSHLSVVSLHYGTIIGLYFFPSSSTSNDKDIVASMTYTVVTLLLNPFIYSLRNRDIKGALERLFSRATVSSQ